One window of the Janthinobacterium sp. PAMC25594 genome contains the following:
- the lpxD gene encoding UDP-3-O-(3-hydroxymyristoyl)glucosamine N-acyltransferase: MGTRLGDLVERFGGQLAGDPNLEVTGIAPLADAGASHISFLSNSKFRAQAAQSGAAALILTPADDALIGVEYTGARIVTPNPYVYFARAAQYFAALHEIKAPIGIHPAAFVDASAQVDASASVGVHAVIEAGAVIGAGCVIGPGCVVGRDAVIGAGTQLLANVTFHARCVIGQRGIIHSGAVIGTDGFGFANEGGVYIKIPQTGRVVIGDDVDIGANTTIDRGALADTIIEDGVKLDNQIQIGHNCHIGAHTAMAGCVGVAGSAVIGKYCTFGGAAMVLGHLTIADRVHVGSGSMVSRSIAEAGQYTGFYPLAKNADWEKSAAIVRNLSSMREKIRTLEKTIKTLTTQDEK, translated from the coding sequence ATGGGCACTCGACTAGGAGACTTGGTCGAACGCTTCGGTGGTCAATTGGCGGGCGATCCCAACCTGGAAGTCACAGGGATCGCGCCGCTGGCCGACGCCGGCGCTTCGCACATCAGCTTTCTCAGCAATAGCAAATTCCGCGCGCAGGCCGCCCAGAGCGGCGCCGCGGCGCTGATACTCACGCCGGCCGACGACGCGCTGATCGGCGTTGAATACACCGGCGCGCGCATCGTCACACCGAATCCCTATGTGTATTTCGCGCGCGCGGCGCAGTATTTCGCCGCCCTGCACGAGATCAAGGCGCCGATCGGCATCCATCCGGCCGCCTTTGTCGATGCCAGCGCGCAGGTCGATGCCAGCGCCTCAGTCGGCGTGCACGCGGTGATCGAGGCGGGCGCCGTGATCGGTGCCGGCTGCGTCATCGGTCCCGGCTGCGTGGTGGGGCGCGACGCCGTCATTGGCGCGGGCACGCAATTGCTCGCCAACGTGACCTTCCATGCGCGTTGCGTGATCGGTCAGCGCGGCATCATCCATTCCGGCGCCGTGATCGGCACCGACGGATTCGGCTTCGCCAACGAAGGCGGCGTCTACATCAAGATTCCGCAGACGGGCAGGGTGGTGATCGGTGACGATGTCGATATCGGCGCCAATACCACCATCGACCGTGGCGCACTGGCCGACACCATCATCGAAGATGGCGTCAAGCTCGACAACCAGATCCAGATCGGCCACAACTGCCATATCGGCGCGCATACGGCCATGGCCGGCTGCGTCGGCGTGGCCGGCAGCGCCGTCATCGGCAAGTATTGCACCTTTGGCGGCGCCGCCATGGTGCTCGGCCATTTGACGATCGCCGACCGCGTCCACGTGGGCTCGGGCAGCATGGTCTCGCGCTCGATCGCGGAAGCGGGCCAGTACACGGGGTTTTATCCGCTGGCCAAGAACGCCGACTGGGAAAAGAGCGCCGCCATCGTGCGCAACCTGTCAAGCATGCGCGAGAAGATACGCACGCTTGAAAAAACAATTAAAACACTGACCACGCAAGACGAAAAATGA
- a CDS encoding OmpH family outer membrane protein has product MNTASATLPKSLAVIALCWSSLLPVQAQAQESKIAWISSERIYNESKLAKAASAKLAEEFRSREKAVQELGSRFKVANEALEKDMPTLSEAERAKRQREFFELDKELQRRQREFREDLSQRTNEERSAIAEKANTIIQQMAHIEGYDIVLQEALWASPRIDITDKVLKALDK; this is encoded by the coding sequence ATGAACACCGCATCCGCTACCCTGCCCAAGTCCCTTGCCGTGATCGCATTGTGCTGGAGTTCGCTGTTGCCGGTGCAGGCGCAGGCTCAGGAGTCGAAAATCGCCTGGATCAGCAGCGAACGTATTTATAACGAATCGAAGCTGGCCAAAGCGGCCAGCGCCAAGCTGGCCGAAGAGTTCCGCTCGCGCGAAAAAGCCGTGCAGGAACTGGGCAGCCGCTTCAAGGTGGCCAACGAAGCCCTGGAAAAGGACATGCCCACCCTGAGCGAAGCCGAGCGCGCCAAGCGCCAGCGCGAGTTTTTCGAGCTGGACAAGGAGCTGCAACGCCGCCAGCGCGAATTTCGCGAAGACCTGAGCCAGCGCACGAACGAAGAGCGCAGCGCCATCGCGGAAAAAGCCAACACCATCATCCAGCAGATGGCGCATATCGAAGGATATGACATCGTGCTGCAGGAAGCCCTGTGGGCCAGCCCGCGCATCGACATCACCGACAAGGTCTTGAAGGCGCTGGACAAGTAA
- the bamA gene encoding outer membrane protein assembly factor BamA yields MKLHSARFALPSFRRSLIGAAVMAFCAGHALAVQPFTVKDIRVEGIQRTEAGTVFSYLPVRVGETFSDEKSIAAIKALYATGFFKDVRLEVDGDVLVVLVEERPAIAAVEFTGTKEFEKDVLVKALKEIGVGEAKIFDKASVDRAEQELKRQYLSHGLYGVKITTTVTPIERNRVNVVFAVDEGDVARIKQINIVGNKAFTDKELREQLALNTGGWFSWYTKADQYSKTKLTGDIEALKSYYLDRGYIEMQVDSTQVSITPDKKDIYLTINITEGEKYKIAGTKFEGEMFGREEELKALNLMREGEIYSGARLTATNKRIQDRLATFGYAFANVNANPEINRDKHEVGFTFFIDPGKRVYVRHMNIAGNTTTRDEVIRREFRQFESSWYDSNKIKLSRDRVDRLGYFKDVTIDTPEAQGSTDQVDVNVTVVEKPTGNFLIGGAFSQSEKFTLSASISQANFAGSGNTVGIELNTSHYSRTIAFSQTNPYFTDDGISRSFEVYLRTTEPPALNIGSYKIKQTGGRVSFGVPFSEVDTIFFGIGAERSRIETDITSPIRFKQYVIDNGGPSDGIGSATTNSIPLTAAWQRDSRDSALTPSIGRYQRVNLEADLIGDQKYFRAIYEHQYFRPLFSKVTLALKGELDYGHGIGKHVYPVFKNFYGGGIGSVRGYLSSSLGAVEPSTNDALGGASRLIGNAELQMPFPGSGNDRSLRWFGFLDGGQVYQEGEKMRISQLRYSAGLGISWISPVGPLKLSYAKPLNAKPTDRLERFQFQMGTGF; encoded by the coding sequence ATGAAATTACATTCTGCTCGTTTTGCCTTGCCTTCCTTTCGTCGCAGCCTGATCGGCGCCGCCGTCATGGCCTTCTGTGCCGGCCATGCGCTGGCCGTCCAGCCATTTACTGTCAAGGACATCCGGGTCGAAGGGATCCAGCGTACTGAAGCGGGTACTGTTTTCAGCTACCTGCCGGTGCGCGTCGGCGAAACGTTCTCCGACGAGAAGAGTATCGCCGCCATCAAAGCCCTGTACGCGACGGGTTTTTTCAAGGACGTGCGCCTGGAAGTCGATGGCGACGTGCTGGTGGTACTGGTCGAGGAGCGCCCGGCCATCGCTGCCGTGGAATTCACGGGCACCAAGGAATTTGAAAAAGATGTGCTGGTCAAGGCCTTGAAGGAAATCGGCGTCGGCGAAGCCAAGATTTTCGACAAGGCTTCGGTCGACCGCGCGGAACAGGAGCTCAAGCGCCAGTATCTGTCGCATGGCCTGTACGGCGTGAAGATCACCACCACCGTCACGCCGATCGAGCGTAACCGCGTCAACGTGGTGTTCGCCGTCGACGAGGGCGACGTGGCCCGCATCAAGCAGATCAACATCGTCGGCAACAAGGCCTTCACGGACAAGGAACTGCGCGAACAGCTGGCCCTGAACACGGGTGGCTGGTTCAGCTGGTACACCAAGGCCGACCAGTATTCGAAGACCAAGCTGACGGGCGACATCGAAGCGCTGAAGTCCTACTACCTGGACCGCGGCTATATCGAGATGCAGGTCGATTCCACGCAAGTGTCGATCACGCCCGATAAAAAAGACATTTACCTGACGATCAATATCACCGAAGGTGAAAAGTACAAGATCGCCGGCACCAAGTTCGAAGGCGAGATGTTCGGCCGCGAAGAAGAGCTGAAGGCGCTGAACCTGATGCGCGAAGGCGAGATCTACTCGGGCGCGCGCCTGACTGCCACGAATAAACGCATCCAGGACCGCCTGGCCACGTTCGGCTATGCCTTTGCCAACGTCAACGCCAATCCGGAAATCAACCGTGACAAGCATGAAGTAGGTTTTACTTTCTTCATCGATCCGGGCAAGCGCGTGTACGTGCGCCACATGAATATCGCCGGCAACACCACTACGCGCGATGAAGTCATCCGCCGCGAATTCCGCCAGTTCGAATCGTCCTGGTACGACAGCAACAAGATCAAGCTGTCGCGCGACCGTGTCGACCGCCTCGGCTACTTCAAGGACGTGACCATCGACACGCCGGAAGCGCAGGGCTCGACCGACCAGGTCGACGTCAACGTGACGGTGGTGGAAAAACCAACGGGTAACTTCCTGATCGGTGGCGCCTTCTCGCAATCGGAGAAGTTCACCCTGTCGGCATCGATTTCGCAGGCCAACTTCGCCGGTAGCGGCAACACGGTCGGCATTGAACTCAATACCAGCCATTACAGCCGCACGATTGCGTTCTCGCAAACCAATCCGTACTTTACGGACGATGGCATTTCGCGCAGCTTTGAAGTTTACCTGCGTACGACGGAACCGCCGGCGCTGAACATCGGCAGCTACAAGATCAAGCAAACCGGTGGCCGCGTCAGTTTCGGCGTGCCGTTCTCGGAAGTCGACACCATCTTCTTCGGCATCGGCGCCGAGCGTTCGCGCATCGAAACCGACATCACCAGCCCGATCCGCTTCAAGCAGTACGTGATCGACAATGGCGGCCCGTCGGACGGTATCGGTTCGGCCACGACCAATTCCATCCCGCTGACGGCGGCATGGCAGCGCGACAGCCGCGACAGCGCCCTGACGCCATCGATCGGCCGCTACCAGCGCGTCAACCTGGAGGCTGACCTGATCGGCGACCAGAAATACTTCCGTGCCATCTATGAGCACCAGTATTTCCGTCCGCTGTTCAGCAAGGTCACCCTGGCGCTGAAGGGTGAACTCGATTACGGCCACGGCATCGGCAAGCACGTGTACCCGGTGTTCAAGAACTTCTACGGCGGCGGCATCGGTTCCGTGCGCGGCTACCTGAGTTCCTCGCTGGGCGCGGTCGAACCGAGCACCAACGATGCACTGGGCGGCGCTTCACGCCTGATCGGTAACGCCGAACTGCAGATGCCATTCCCCGGTTCGGGCAATGACCGCAGCCTGCGCTGGTTCGGTTTTCTTGACGGCGGCCAGGTCTACCAGGAAGGCGAAAAAATGCGGATCTCGCAATTGCGCTATTCTGCTGGCTTGGGCATCAGCTGGATTTCACCGGTGGGCCCGCTCAAGCTGAGCTATGCCAAGCCGCTGAACGCCAAGCCGACGGACCGCCTGGAGCGCTTCCAGTTCCAGATGGGCACCGGTTTCTGA
- the rseP gene encoding RIP metalloprotease RseP, whose amino-acid sequence MTLITTLLAFIVALGSLITLHELGHYLVARWCGVKVLRFSIGMGKVVYSRKFGKDQTEWAISALPLGGYVSMLDSRAQDLSDLPESELRREFTRQSVWRRIAIVAAGPLANFLVAIVLYAGLFMHGIEEPSSKLGPVAEQTAAYAAGLRSGDTVETVNGKAVASWSELRWELIQATLDKQPARIEVRRPDRGQQEATLPTASLTETDLEGDVLGKLGLTLARSAPTLMEIMPGGAAARAGLQKNDQILAIDEQPVHDVASVIATLSQAPGRTLQLQLLRQGQDLTLPITPEAVPGAGTAGAVTVGKIQAKLGQVPDMITVASGPFSAVGKASTKVWDTSVMSLKMLGKMITGQVSLKNVTGPITIADYAGQTARTGLVSYLSFIAFISISLGVMNLLPIPVLDGGHLLYYSLEVLTGRPLPERVGEIAQRLGIGLLLTLMVLAVFNDVLRLLN is encoded by the coding sequence ATGACCTTGATTACCACCTTGCTGGCCTTTATCGTCGCGCTCGGTTCACTGATTACCCTGCACGAGCTGGGCCACTACCTGGTGGCGCGCTGGTGCGGCGTGAAAGTGCTGCGCTTCTCGATCGGCATGGGGAAAGTGGTGTATTCGCGCAAGTTTGGCAAGGACCAGACGGAATGGGCGATTTCCGCGCTGCCGTTGGGCGGCTATGTGAGCATGCTCGACAGCCGCGCGCAAGACCTCAGTGACTTGCCGGAAAGCGAATTGCGCCGCGAATTCACGCGCCAGAGCGTGTGGCGCCGCATCGCCATCGTGGCCGCCGGTCCGCTGGCCAATTTCCTCGTCGCCATCGTGCTGTATGCGGGCCTGTTCATGCATGGCATCGAAGAGCCGTCGAGCAAGCTCGGTCCCGTGGCCGAGCAGACGGCCGCCTACGCGGCCGGCTTGCGCAGCGGCGATACGGTTGAAACGGTGAATGGCAAGGCCGTGGCCAGCTGGTCCGAGCTGCGCTGGGAACTGATCCAGGCCACCCTCGACAAGCAGCCGGCGCGCATCGAAGTGCGCCGTCCCGACCGTGGCCAGCAGGAAGCGACCTTGCCGACGGCCAGCCTGACGGAGACGGACCTGGAAGGCGACGTGCTGGGCAAGCTGGGCCTGACCCTGGCCCGTTCCGCGCCGACCCTGATGGAAATCATGCCCGGCGGCGCCGCCGCGCGCGCCGGCCTGCAGAAAAACGACCAGATCCTGGCCATCGACGAGCAGCCCGTGCACGACGTGGCGTCCGTCATCGCCACCCTGAGCCAGGCGCCTGGCCGGACCTTGCAATTGCAACTCTTGCGCCAGGGCCAGGACCTGACCTTGCCCATTACGCCGGAGGCCGTGCCGGGTGCGGGGACAGCGGGAGCTGTAACAGTTGGTAAGATCCAGGCAAAGCTGGGGCAGGTGCCGGATATGATTACCGTGGCATCCGGACCGTTCTCTGCCGTGGGCAAGGCGTCCACCAAGGTCTGGGACACGAGTGTCATGAGCCTGAAAATGCTGGGTAAAATGATTACCGGCCAGGTCTCGCTGAAGAATGTGACGGGACCCATTACCATCGCCGATTACGCGGGCCAGACGGCGCGCACCGGCCTGGTAAGCTACCTGAGCTTCATCGCCTTCATCAGTATCAGTCTGGGCGTGATGAATTTGCTACCCATTCCTGTTCTGGATGGCGGGCATTTGCTGTATTATTCGCTGGAAGTTTTGACCGGACGCCCCTTGCCGGAGCGCGTAGGCGAGATTGCCCAGCGCCTGGGGATCGGTTTGTTGCTGACCTTGATGGTGCTTGCCGTCTTTAATGACGTGTTGCGATTGCTGAATTAG
- the ispC gene encoding 1-deoxy-D-xylulose-5-phosphate reductoisomerase, with the protein MQYITILGATGSVGVSTLDVLARHPEQYSVYALSAHSRVAELAAQCLQFRPQRAVVGTADAALELTRLLRGQGVATQVEYGVEALCAIASAPQVTGVMAAIVGAAGLAPTLAAARAGKKVLLANKEALVMSGQLFIDAVHDNGAVLLPIDSEHNAIFQCMPHAHGRAPGAAGVAKIVLTASGGPFLTRDVETLDTVTPDQACKHPTWAMGRKISVDSATMMNKGLEVIEAHWLFGAPADQIEVLIHPQSVIHSMVSYIDGSVLAQLGNPDMRTPIAHALAYPRRIASGVAQLDLAQVATLQFERPDFRRFPCLALAFDALRAGGTAPALLNAANEVAVQAFLDEQIGFRQIDRVISHVIETVPHGAASSIEAVMEQDRLARAAAHAYIAQRLAA; encoded by the coding sequence ATGCAATACATCACCATTCTTGGCGCGACCGGCTCGGTCGGCGTGTCCACCCTGGACGTGCTCGCGCGTCATCCCGAGCAATACAGCGTGTATGCGCTGAGCGCCCACAGCCGCGTGGCCGAACTGGCCGCCCAGTGTCTGCAATTCCGTCCGCAGCGCGCCGTCGTCGGTACGGCCGACGCCGCCCTTGAACTGACGCGCTTGCTGCGCGGGCAGGGCGTCGCTACGCAAGTCGAGTACGGCGTGGAAGCCCTGTGCGCCATCGCCAGCGCGCCGCAAGTGACGGGCGTGATGGCGGCCATCGTCGGCGCGGCCGGCCTGGCGCCCACCCTGGCGGCGGCACGCGCCGGCAAGAAAGTATTGCTGGCCAATAAAGAAGCGCTGGTCATGTCGGGCCAGCTGTTCATCGATGCCGTGCACGATAACGGCGCCGTGCTGCTGCCCATCGACAGCGAACATAACGCCATCTTCCAATGCATGCCGCACGCGCATGGCCGCGCGCCAGGCGCCGCGGGCGTGGCGAAAATCGTGCTGACGGCTTCCGGCGGCCCCTTCCTCACGCGCGACGTCGAGACGCTCGACACGGTCACGCCGGACCAGGCATGCAAGCATCCGACCTGGGCCATGGGACGCAAGATTTCCGTCGATTCGGCCACCATGATGAACAAGGGCCTGGAAGTGATCGAAGCGCACTGGCTGTTCGGCGCGCCGGCCGACCAGATCGAGGTGCTGATCCATCCGCAAAGCGTGATCCATTCGATGGTCTCGTATATCGACGGTTCCGTGCTGGCCCAGCTGGGCAATCCGGACATGCGCACGCCGATCGCGCATGCGCTGGCGTATCCGCGGCGCATCGCTTCCGGCGTGGCGCAGCTGGATCTGGCGCAAGTGGCCACCTTGCAGTTCGAACGTCCCGATTTCCGCCGTTTCCCTTGCCTGGCGCTGGCGTTCGACGCCTTGCGCGCGGGCGGCACGGCGCCGGCCCTGCTCAATGCAGCCAATGAAGTGGCCGTGCAAGCGTTTCTTGACGAGCAGATCGGCTTCCGCCAGATCGACAGAGTCATCTCCCACGTGATCGAGACGGTGCCGCATGGCGCCGCCTCGAGCATCGAGGCCGTGATGGAGCAGGACCGCCTGGCCAGAGCGGCCGCGCACGCGTATATCGCCCAGAGGCTGGCCGCATGA
- a CDS encoding phosphatidate cytidylyltransferase produces MLKTRIITALVLLAVLLPVLYLNYFPAFAVIATAFFGAAVWESFRIFKNRQALLIAAVWTAAFAYTFFVGNGMAQLNFWFALCVAIWLIRFVPSLATGLPPTEGLGNTLLSLVYPVTIVGCFVAIIALFLHSPLYLLSVMALVWIADIGAYFSGKAFGKRKLAPSISPGKSWEGAIGGGIAVLLISAITIVAAPSLPVLQDTFAVQLQLRRGWLVALLVLLLIVAASIVGDLFESQLKRRAGIKDSSNLLPGHGGVLDRIDALIPVLPFAALVASWL; encoded by the coding sequence ATGCTGAAAACACGGATAATCACCGCCCTGGTCCTCTTGGCGGTCTTGCTGCCGGTTCTGTATCTGAATTATTTCCCCGCCTTCGCCGTGATCGCCACGGCGTTCTTCGGCGCCGCCGTCTGGGAAAGCTTCCGCATTTTCAAAAATCGCCAGGCGCTCTTGATTGCCGCCGTCTGGACTGCCGCCTTCGCGTATACGTTTTTTGTCGGTAACGGCATGGCGCAGCTCAATTTCTGGTTCGCCCTGTGCGTGGCCATCTGGCTGATCCGCTTCGTGCCCTCGCTGGCGACGGGCTTGCCACCTACCGAAGGCCTGGGCAATACCTTGCTCAGCCTGGTGTACCCGGTGACCATCGTCGGCTGCTTCGTCGCCATCATCGCCTTGTTCCTGCACAGCCCCTTGTACCTGCTGTCCGTGATGGCCCTCGTGTGGATCGCCGATATCGGCGCCTACTTCTCGGGCAAGGCGTTCGGCAAGCGCAAGCTGGCGCCCAGCATTTCCCCAGGTAAATCCTGGGAAGGCGCGATCGGCGGCGGCATCGCCGTGCTGCTGATCTCCGCCATCACCATCGTCGCCGCGCCATCGCTGCCGGTCTTGCAAGACACCTTCGCCGTGCAGCTGCAACTGCGCCGTGGCTGGCTGGTGGCCTTGCTGGTGCTGTTGCTGATCGTCGCCGCCAGCATCGTCGGCGACCTGTTCGAATCCCAATTGAAGCGCCGCGCCGGCATCAAGGACAGCAGCAACCTGTTGCCTGGCCATGGCGGCGTACTCGACCGTATCGACGCGCTGATCCCGGTCCTGCCATTTGCCGCCCTCGTGGCCAGCTGGCTTTAA
- the uppS gene encoding polyprenyl diphosphate synthase, whose protein sequence is MIYSSSTTAVPEVGTVPRHVAIIMDGNGRWATKRFLPRVAGHVKGADAVRGVVETCLERGVEYLTLFAFSSENWRRPEEEVSMLMRLFVTMLEREVVKMHANDIRLKVVGDLSRFNEQLQTLIANAERKTAHNTRLTVTICANYGGRWDIMQAVNKMTAEAAANGQPAGQAYTEEQLAPHLAMAYAPEPDLFIRTGGEQRISNFLLWQLAYTELFFTETFWPDFNDECLDAAIASYQQRERRFGRTSAQLTEKTN, encoded by the coding sequence ATGATCTATTCGAGTTCGACAACGGCAGTACCTGAGGTTGGCACTGTGCCGCGCCATGTGGCAATCATTATGGATGGCAATGGCCGCTGGGCAACCAAACGCTTCCTGCCGCGCGTGGCTGGCCACGTCAAGGGCGCTGACGCCGTGCGCGGTGTCGTCGAGACCTGCCTCGAGCGGGGTGTCGAATATCTGACCCTGTTTGCCTTCAGTTCTGAAAACTGGCGCCGCCCGGAAGAAGAGGTGTCGATGCTGATGCGCCTGTTCGTCACCATGCTGGAACGCGAAGTGGTCAAGATGCATGCCAACGACATCCGCCTGAAAGTGGTGGGCGACCTGTCGCGCTTCAACGAGCAGCTGCAAACCCTGATCGCCAATGCGGAACGCAAGACGGCGCACAACACGCGCCTGACCGTGACGATCTGCGCCAATTACGGCGGGCGCTGGGACATCATGCAGGCAGTCAACAAAATGACGGCCGAGGCCGCCGCCAACGGCCAGCCTGCCGGGCAGGCTTACACGGAAGAGCAACTGGCGCCGCACCTGGCCATGGCCTATGCGCCCGAGCCTGACCTGTTCATCCGCACGGGCGGCGAGCAGCGCATTTCCAATTTCCTGCTGTGGCAACTGGCGTACACTGAGCTGTTTTTCACCGAGACTTTCTGGCCCGACTTCAATGACGAGTGCCTCGACGCGGCAATCGCGTCTTACCAGCAGCGCGAACGGCGCTTTGGCCGTACCAGCGCGCAATTAACTGAAAAGACAAACTGA
- the frr gene encoding ribosome recycling factor yields MSLADVKKNTQERMTKSLETLRADLAKVRTGRAHTGILDHVMVDYYGSPTALTQVANVTLIDARTIGVQPYEKKMASTVEKAIRDADLGLNPSAQGDMIRVPTPPLTEERRKEMVKLVKTEAEDAKIAVRNIRRDANESLKKLVKEKACSEDDERRSSEEVQKLTDKFIADIDKMVVDKEKEVLTV; encoded by the coding sequence ATGTCCTTAGCTGACGTTAAAAAGAACACCCAGGAACGCATGACGAAGTCGCTGGAAACACTGCGGGCCGACCTGGCCAAAGTGCGTACCGGCCGCGCCCATACGGGTATCCTGGACCACGTGATGGTCGATTACTACGGTTCGCCGACGGCACTGACCCAGGTGGCCAACGTGACCCTGATCGACGCGCGCACCATCGGTGTGCAGCCGTACGAAAAGAAAATGGCTTCGACCGTTGAAAAAGCCATCCGCGACGCCGACCTGGGCTTGAACCCATCGGCGCAGGGCGACATGATCCGCGTCCCGACGCCGCCGCTGACGGAAGAGCGTCGCAAGGAAATGGTCAAGCTGGTCAAGACCGAAGCGGAAGACGCGAAGATTGCCGTGCGTAACATTCGCCGCGATGCGAACGAGTCGCTGAAGAAACTGGTCAAGGAAAAAGCCTGCTCCGAGGACGATGAGCGCCGCTCGTCGGAAGAAGTGCAGAAACTGACGGACAAGTTTATTGCCGACATCGACAAGATGGTGGTCGATAAAGAAAAAGAAGTGCTGACGGTCTAG
- the pyrH gene encoding UMP kinase — protein sequence MSKPAYKRVLLKLSGEALMGDDPYGINRATIERMVADVAEVAKLGVELAIVIGGGNIFRGVAPGAQGMDRATADYMGMLATVMNALALADAMRHVGIVARVMSAIGIEQVVEPYVRPKALQYLEEGKVVVFAAGTGNPFFTTDTAAALRGSEISAEIVLKATKVDGVYTADPKKDPNATLFHTITFDDAIAKHLQVMDATAFALCRDQKLPIKVFSITKPGALMRVIMGEDEGTLVHV from the coding sequence ATGTCAAAACCAGCCTACAAGCGCGTCCTCCTCAAGTTGTCCGGCGAAGCCCTGATGGGCGATGATCCCTACGGCATCAACCGCGCCACGATCGAGCGCATGGTGGCCGATGTGGCCGAGGTGGCGAAATTGGGTGTGGAACTGGCAATCGTGATTGGCGGCGGCAATATCTTCCGTGGCGTCGCGCCTGGCGCGCAAGGCATGGACCGTGCCACCGCCGACTACATGGGCATGCTTGCCACCGTGATGAATGCACTGGCCCTGGCCGATGCCATGCGCCACGTCGGCATCGTCGCGCGCGTCATGTCGGCGATCGGCATCGAGCAAGTCGTCGAGCCGTACGTCCGCCCGAAAGCCCTGCAATACCTGGAAGAAGGCAAAGTGGTGGTCTTCGCCGCCGGTACCGGCAATCCGTTCTTCACCACCGACACGGCAGCCGCCCTGCGCGGTTCCGAGATCAGTGCCGAGATCGTCCTGAAGGCCACCAAGGTCGACGGCGTCTACACGGCCGATCCGAAGAAGGATCCGAACGCCACCCTGTTCCACACGATTACGTTCGACGACGCCATCGCCAAGCACCTGCAAGTGATGGATGCCACCGCATTCGCCCTGTGCCGCGACCAGAAACTGCCGATCAAGGTGTTTTCGATCACCAAGCCAGGCGCGCTGATGCGCGTCATCATGGGCGAAGATGAAGGCACGCTGGTTCACGTATAG
- the tsf gene encoding translation elongation factor Ts, giving the protein MAAITAAMVGELRGKTDAPMMECKKALTEAEGDMARAEEILRVKLGGKASKASARITAEGVVATYIANGVGALVEVNSETDFVAKNDDFLALANNAARLVAEHNPADVAALLALPLDGKTLDEVRAALIGKIGENMTIRRFQRFETSNKLASYLHGARIGVIVEFDGADEQVGKDVAMHIAAMKPVSLSSNEVPAELIEKERSVAQLKAEEDAVKAAAEGKPAQSPEILAKRLEGSVQKFLKEVSLLNQAFVKNDKLSVEQMLKAANTSVKGFAMYVVGEGIEKKQDDFAAEVAAQMAASQGA; this is encoded by the coding sequence ATGGCAGCGATTACAGCAGCGATGGTAGGCGAATTGCGCGGCAAAACCGACGCACCAATGATGGAATGCAAAAAAGCACTGACCGAAGCCGAAGGCGACATGGCACGTGCGGAAGAGATCCTGCGCGTCAAACTGGGCGGCAAGGCATCGAAAGCATCAGCACGCATCACCGCTGAAGGCGTCGTGGCAACCTACATCGCCAATGGCGTAGGCGCCCTGGTCGAAGTGAACTCGGAAACCGACTTCGTTGCGAAAAACGACGATTTCCTGGCACTGGCCAACAACGCTGCCCGTCTGGTAGCGGAACACAACCCGGCTGACGTCGCTGCCCTGCTGGCCCTGCCACTCGATGGCAAGACCCTGGACGAAGTGCGCGCTGCCCTGATCGGCAAAATCGGCGAAAACATGACCATCCGCCGCTTCCAGCGTTTCGAAACCAGCAACAAGCTGGCGTCGTACCTGCACGGTGCGCGCATTGGCGTGATCGTCGAATTCGACGGCGCCGACGAGCAAGTAGGCAAAGACGTGGCCATGCACATCGCTGCCATGAAGCCAGTGTCGCTGTCGTCGAACGAAGTTCCTGCGGAACTGATCGAAAAAGAGCGTTCGGTTGCCCAACTGAAAGCCGAAGAAGACGCAGTCAAAGCGGCCGCCGAAGGCAAGCCAGCGCAATCGCCGGAAATCCTGGCCAAGCGCCTGGAAGGTTCCGTACAGAAGTTCCTGAAAGAAGTATCGCTGCTGAACCAGGCTTTCGTGAAAAACGACAAGCTGTCGGTTGAGCAAATGCTGAAGGCGGCTAACACCAGCGTCAAAGGTTTTGCCATGTACGTGGTAGGCGAAGGCATCGAGAAGAAGCAAGACGACTTCGCAGCAGAAGTCGCAGCACAGATGGCTGCCTCCCAGGGAGCGTAA